DNA from Daucus carota subsp. sativus chromosome 1, DH1 v3.0, whole genome shotgun sequence:
aaagataatgaTGACAACTTAACCTGTGCCCTACCCGTTGATTTAATTAGAATGATTTAAGAGCCTATGTACATGTTACCGCCAATATTCTGACCAGATTAATATTGATTGCAAAGGAAATCACGTATATCGAGTGATGAAgatttttatccatcggattTATATCACAAACCAGATATTAATATCTCTGGATAGAAATTGTTACATTGAACCCATTTGgctttgaataattttttttcgtactttaacatttaaaaatatatattaataagtgGATAATAGCTCCTTTTATCATAATTTCAAGTAATATATGTctcaaaatatcattttataaccTTACATCATTTCgacatttatattattttttaaggaaaaaaaggaTATATCGTATAGCGTTTAACATTTTTTTAGCTTAAATCCATAAGAAAACACCCGCACAGACCCTAACACCAAGCAATGTAACGTTATGAAGTAACTGTATTTTATCTAATGTTGGAAGCCCAAACTCATATACAATATGCTACAGAGGAccatatttttagaatatactAGTATTTAGGATATTTTTAACTCCAAAATGATGTTATTTAGTTCTTTTCTCCTTGAGGAGTTAGGATAGATCATTGTGCTATCTCACCTTAAGTTTTGGCCTGCCCGGCAAACTGAAAAACTTTGTTCTCATTCAAACAATAAAATTCTATAAATACCTTCACCCCTTAATTCTCTAACATGTACCTCTTACTTCAAACTACTACTATCATTAAACCTACCTCCAGCATAACTATGGCTTTCTCTGTtgaaagaaaatatatcatTGCTGCTTTTGTTCTTTTAGGGGCCTTGGCTTGTCAAGCAACATCCCGAACACTTCCAGATGCATCACTGTTGGAAAGACACGAACAATGGATGACTCAATATGGTCGTGTCTACAAAGACGAAGCAGAGAAGTACATGCGTTTCCAGATATTCAAAGACAACATCAAGTTCATCGAAGAATTTAATAAGGATGGCAGACAGAGTTACAAGCTAGGCATTAATGAATTTGCAGACCAAACGAATGAGGAGTTTAAGGCCTCACGAAATGGTTACAAGATGAAAACTAGTCCAGGAACGGCACAGACTACGTTGTTCAGGTACGAAAATGTGACTGCAGTTCCATCTAGTATGGACTGGAGGAAGAAAGGAGCTGTTACACCTGTCAAAGACCAAGGCCAATGTGGTAAGAACTAAGATCATATAAAGCTATGTACTTTGTCATCAAAATTTAAGTGCATCTAAACTCTTAAGACTAACCCTTAGTGTAATATAATCATGAACCATAGGAAGCTGCTGGGCATTTTCAACAATAGCTGCCACAGAAGGAATCACTAAACTCAAGACTGGAAAATTGATCTCACTCTCCGAGCAAGAACTCGTAGATTGTGACAGAAATGGGGAGGATCAAGGCTGTGAAGGTGGCTACATGGAAGATGGCTTTGAATTTATCATAAAGAACAAAGGGATAGCTCTTGAAGCATCTTACCCTTACACTGCAGCTGATGGAACTTGCAATTCCAAAGAAGAAGCTTCACGAGCAGCTAAAATTAGCGGTTATGAAAAGGTACCAGCCAACAGTGAGGCCGCATTGCTGAAAGCAGTTGCCAATCAGCCAATATCAGTTTCTATAGATGCAAGCGGAGCTGGATTTCAGTTCTACTCCAGTGGGGTTTTTAGCGGAGAATGTGGAACAGACCTTGATCATGGTGTCACCGCAGTTGGCTATGGAAAAACCAGTGATGGCACCAAATACTGGTTGGTTAAGAACTCGTGGGGCGCGAGCTGGGGAGACAGTGGTTACATAATGATGCAAAGGGGTATTTCTGCTAAAAGTGGCCTCTGTGGTATCGCAATGGATGCATCCTATCCAACAGTATAGACCTTTCTAACCTAATTGTTTCATGTACCTAAATCTGTATGCTACGTGTATACAGTGCAAGTGTGATTGTGTGAAAATCAAAcagtgtacaaactacaaacattgtacaaactacaaagtcTTCCAATGCCTAATATAGTTCATATGTACATAGGATACGCTCCTAAAACTAATGGGCAAATTGTTATATATCCTTGCAGTTGCTTTCCTGCCACTGCATGAAATGTTTTATACCATTCAAATTGCACATTTAAGTTGCTACCTGAAGAGCAATTTCTTCGATGAAGTCCCAGAGACATTTTCTAGCTGACTTAGAGCACTAGAACCTTTCCCTTTTCCAGCAACTCCTCTGTTACGACCTCTGTCAACTTCTCTTCTAGGACCTCCATATATGATAATAGTTTCATCAAGAAGATTGTGTAGTAGCCTATATATGATGTATATACTAGAGTTTGAATTCTACTGAGTGCTAATCAAATATACAgatgttcaacaaaaatatTACAAGACATAAGTAAAAGATGCAGGAGATACAGGTCTCCGATTAGTATGCTGCTACGTAGAATTAAACTATATCCTGACAGTTGCACTTCTTATCTGCAGCTGCTGCACAAAAGAGGTATATAATCTCCATGTCTACATCCTAAGACTATAAAGCTTTAAGATGACATTTTATGTTGGAAACTACATAAACAATGTAATTGAATGTATttctaaaaaaactaaaaattcgAAGAAGATTACGCATGTTTGGCTGGTCTTAAAATCGCGTCAGCTTTTTCGTACCGTTTCTCTAAAGAATTTATaaatcagcttccagcttataAGTCCAAATTTGAGAATTTCAGAAGTTGAAATTCCTAATTTTTTTAgtgctttatttttatttttaaaatttgatttacaAAAATGTAAAGAACGACTTTACAGGATAAATCataatatcttattattatatttaatgattatCATACACGATAAATTGTAGATACCAAAAATTATCCccacacataaattaaaaattatttttttacttataaataaCTTCTTGCACGTAGGCAATAAACACTTCTTTCAAATTAAGCTAAACCCTTCCTGGCCAGGTCAATTAAAGTTATGAAAGATTTCGatttatttatctatatatatataataatggatTTACCCGGACCAATACATGATTTTCTTTTAGTCTTTCTGGGATGGGGTCTTATATTAGGAGGTCTGGGAGTGGTATTACTCCCCAATCCAATTTATTCTGCCTTTTCATTAGGATTGGTTCTCTATGATCGAAGAAGATTGTAGTAACATGTAAGGAGGAAACACTTCATTTAAACTAAGCCAGACGCCCGGTATGATTGAACAATGTGGTTTCTGAAAAGTCATGAAAATAATCGGTATGTAAAAGTTTAACGAAATCATAAATTACTACTCATGGACCAAACAGTTGGATAACCGGTGTCTGCAAAGGCATTCTTTAGCAGCATCAATATCTTCACTGCCACTTAAAAAATTACAGTGTTCTTCTAGACgatattcctaaaataataCTACTACAAAGAAGCAGTAAAAGTGCTCTTCTAAACGATACGGGAAGTGGATTTGCTTTTTATGAGCGCTGTACCGTATACTCTACTCAACTTTTATTTACTTCATTTGGTCTATTTGTAAAAGTAAATATAACCCATTTGAGTTTATTTCTTTAGAATACTAACATTTACAAGTATAAAATTAGTTGGGATAGATCTTTTTACTATCTTAACTCAACTGTGTTTTGGCCCGCCCGGCAAACTGgaaactccattccattcacaTCAGAGACTAGATAACTATATAAAGCTTCATTGCTCAAATGTCTAACAGGTACCTCTTCCTTCAGTAACTACAACTATCTAGATACCTACCTGAGCATCACTATGGCCTTTTCTATAGAAAGAAAATTTATCATCGCGGCTTTTATACTTTTAGGAGCATGGGCTTGTCAAGCAACATCACGAACACTTCCAGAACCATCACTGTCAGAAAGACACGAGCAATGGATGACTCGATATGGTCGTGTCTACAAGGATGAAGCAGAGAAGTACATGCGTTTCCAGATATTCAAAGACAACATCAAGTTCATCAAAGAGTTTAATAAGGACGGTAAACAGAGTTATAAGCTAGGCATTAATGAATTTGCAGACCAAACGAATGAGGAATTTCAGGCCTCAAGAA
Protein-coding regions in this window:
- the LOC108197315 gene encoding senescence-specific cysteine protease SAG39-like, with amino-acid sequence MYLLLQTTTIIKPTSSITMAFSVERKYIIAAFVLLGALACQATSRTLPDASLLERHEQWMTQYGRVYKDEAEKYMRFQIFKDNIKFIEEFNKDGRQSYKLGINEFADQTNEEFKASRNGYKMKTSPGTAQTTLFRYENVTAVPSSMDWRKKGAVTPVKDQGQCGSCWAFSTIAATEGITKLKTGKLISLSEQELVDCDRNGEDQGCEGGYMEDGFEFIIKNKGIALEASYPYTAADGTCNSKEEASRAAKISGYEKVPANSEAALLKAVANQPISVSIDASGAGFQFYSSGVFSGECGTDLDHGVTAVGYGKTSDGTKYWLVKNSWGASWGDSGYIMMQRGISAKSGLCGIAMDASYPTV